A window from Erythrobacter sp. YJ-T3-07 encodes these proteins:
- a CDS encoding TonB-dependent receptor, with amino-acid sequence MSTGKQLAGLLLLSTALTLPGVAFAQGTGAAQSGNAAAQPAVETPAEEPVNPDENDAAQQDEGDVDVSVPGGNVITVTGRRGPRDITRGSSQVVSVLSTEDIARTGEGDIAGALSRVTGLSNTGNGRVFVRGLGDRYSLALLNGLPLPSPEPLSRVVPLDIFPTDIIASSLVQKTYSANFPGEFGGGVINLTTQAIPDESFLKVSLGVSGDTETTFENGLLYYGSDMDWYGFASGRRDAQPALQAYLDGTVELEELPLEQRQAIASTLAVPNLIVLQKADKLRPNMSGGLTAGTSFFVGDDVELGVIATANLSNSLRNRNVLSQTPVRQDVVTPADDFRRFVTDNRILLNGLLGFGLEYGDQKIRWTNVFIRDVLKQASLSQGRIIVGSGDDGFDKLIQQNGWFERQLIDSQVVGEFKLGNDISLDLRGGYAQTDRESPYEYRFDYVRTNNPNDPYGDYFVNPLDNNLPGGQAAVAFSDLTEKVYYGGGDLTVPVMPDVLSLTAGAAYTDTQRYSERRAFQFTAPSNFPNGIALLRPDLLIAPAIIEASNVPGFAAPGVSAPVDLRELTEDTPAFDARLKVIAGYLKGNLTPVEGLTIDAGVRYEDGKQTVAPAQVFTNQPNLGAVTAIENGYWLPSATITYEFDNGLQLRASASKTIARPQFRELLLQEYTDPESLRSFVGNPALQDSTLFNAEVRGEYYFGQGNRVSLAGFYKSIDNPIEAFSQFTDNSQSTSFANAPKAELYGAEAELVWNYDLYDLGGFFESKRALLIANYTYTQSQIQVQPGDQTYIFITGVGASPRDATSLFRDGDPLTGQSDHLANIQVGFEDIDRLSQVTLLFSYASERVTSRLGQNAGGLPDVIEKPGARLDLVIRQGVELGGVPLELKFEARNLTGTDNYEYVANDSGRVDVNSYQVGQSFALSLSAEF; translated from the coding sequence ATGTCCACCGGCAAGCAGTTGGCAGGGCTGCTATTGCTCTCCACCGCGCTCACCCTCCCGGGTGTCGCATTCGCTCAAGGCACGGGTGCGGCCCAGTCCGGCAACGCGGCGGCACAGCCGGCGGTCGAGACGCCCGCTGAGGAGCCCGTCAATCCCGACGAAAACGATGCTGCGCAGCAGGACGAGGGAGATGTCGACGTCTCCGTTCCCGGCGGCAACGTCATCACCGTGACCGGCCGCCGTGGCCCGCGCGACATCACGCGCGGATCGAGCCAGGTCGTCTCGGTGCTCAGCACGGAAGACATCGCGCGTACCGGTGAAGGCGATATTGCCGGCGCGCTGAGCCGTGTCACCGGCCTGTCCAACACGGGCAATGGCCGCGTCTTCGTGCGCGGCCTTGGCGATCGCTATTCGCTCGCACTGCTCAACGGCCTTCCGCTGCCGTCGCCCGAGCCGCTGAGCCGCGTCGTCCCGCTCGACATCTTCCCGACCGACATCATCGCCTCCTCGCTGGTCCAGAAGACCTATTCGGCCAACTTCCCCGGCGAATTCGGCGGCGGCGTGATCAACCTGACCACGCAGGCAATCCCCGACGAGAGCTTCCTCAAGGTCAGCCTCGGCGTCAGCGGCGATACCGAAACCACCTTCGAGAACGGGTTGCTGTACTACGGCAGCGATATGGACTGGTACGGGTTCGCCAGTGGTCGGCGCGATGCGCAGCCTGCGCTGCAGGCCTATCTCGACGGCACGGTCGAGCTTGAAGAGCTGCCGCTGGAGCAGCGCCAAGCGATCGCCAGCACGCTGGCGGTGCCCAACCTGATCGTGCTGCAGAAGGCCGACAAGCTGCGCCCCAACATGTCGGGCGGCCTGACCGCCGGAACCAGCTTCTTCGTCGGCGACGACGTGGAACTGGGCGTCATTGCAACCGCGAACCTCAGCAATTCACTGCGCAATCGCAACGTGCTCAGCCAGACGCCGGTCCGCCAGGACGTGGTCACTCCGGCCGACGACTTCCGCCGTTTCGTCACCGACAACCGCATCCTGCTGAACGGGCTGCTCGGCTTCGGGCTCGAGTATGGCGATCAGAAGATCCGCTGGACCAATGTGTTCATCCGCGACGTTCTCAAGCAGGCGTCGCTCAGCCAGGGGCGGATCATCGTCGGCTCGGGCGATGACGGGTTCGACAAGCTGATCCAGCAGAACGGCTGGTTCGAACGCCAGCTGATCGATTCGCAGGTGGTCGGCGAATTCAAGCTGGGCAACGACATCTCGCTCGACCTGCGTGGCGGCTACGCCCAGACCGATCGCGAGAGCCCGTACGAATATCGCTTCGACTACGTGCGGACCAACAATCCGAACGATCCCTACGGCGATTACTTCGTCAACCCGCTCGACAACAACCTGCCCGGCGGACAGGCGGCGGTCGCGTTCTCCGACCTGACCGAGAAGGTCTATTACGGCGGCGGCGATCTGACCGTGCCGGTGATGCCCGACGTGCTGTCGCTGACCGCCGGCGCCGCCTACACCGACACCCAGCGCTATTCGGAACGCCGCGCGTTCCAGTTCACCGCGCCGAGCAACTTCCCCAATGGCATTGCGCTGCTGCGTCCGGACCTGCTGATCGCACCTGCGATCATCGAGGCGTCGAACGTGCCCGGCTTCGCGGCGCCGGGCGTATCCGCGCCGGTCGACCTGCGCGAGCTGACCGAGGATACACCCGCTTTCGACGCCCGGCTGAAGGTGATTGCCGGCTACCTGAAGGGCAATCTGACCCCGGTCGAGGGGCTGACCATCGATGCGGGCGTGCGCTACGAAGACGGCAAGCAGACCGTCGCACCGGCGCAGGTCTTCACCAACCAGCCCAACCTGGGCGCGGTGACCGCGATCGAGAACGGCTACTGGCTGCCCTCGGCCACGATCACCTACGAGTTCGACAACGGGCTGCAGCTGCGTGCGAGCGCATCGAAAACGATCGCCCGCCCGCAGTTCCGCGAACTGCTGCTGCAGGAATATACCGACCCGGAAAGCCTGCGCTCCTTCGTTGGTAACCCTGCCTTGCAGGACAGCACGCTGTTCAACGCGGAAGTGCGCGGGGAATACTATTTCGGGCAGGGCAACCGCGTCTCGCTGGCGGGCTTCTACAAGTCGATCGACAATCCGATCGAGGCGTTCTCGCAGTTCACCGACAACTCGCAGTCGACCAGTTTCGCCAATGCTCCCAAGGCAGAGCTGTACGGGGCCGAGGCCGAGCTGGTGTGGAACTACGACCTCTACGATCTGGGTGGCTTCTTCGAGAGCAAGCGCGCGCTGCTGATCGCGAACTACACCTACACGCAGTCGCAGATTCAGGTGCAACCGGGCGATCAGACCTACATCTTCATCACCGGGGTGGGGGCGAGCCCGCGCGATGCGACCTCGCTGTTCCGTGATGGCGATCCGCTGACCGGCCAGTCCGATCACCTTGCCAATATCCAGGTCGGGTTCGAGGATATCGACCGGCTGAGCCAGGTGACGCTGCTGTTCTCCTACGCCAGCGAGCGCGTGACCAGCCGTCTTGGCCAGAACGCGGGCGGCCTGCCCGACGTGATCGAGAAGCCGGGCGCCAGGCTCGACCTCGTGATCCGGCAGGGCGTCGAACTGGGCGGTGTGCCGCTGGAACTGAAGTTCGAGGCCCGCAACCTCACGGGGACGGACAATTACGAGTACGTCGCCAATGACAGCGGCCGGGTCGATGTGAACAGCTATCAGGTCGGCCAGAGCTTCGCGCTGTCGCTGTCCGCCGAGTTCTGA